The Culex quinquefasciatus strain JHB chromosome 2, VPISU_Cqui_1.0_pri_paternal, whole genome shotgun sequence genome contains the following window.
CGTAGGGCAAATGCGCAGCACGTGGCTGACAgtctttttttatgttatttttaataCAGTCGAAATGAAATCCGAAAATGAAGTCAACTTCaaaatacacgaaaaaaaaaacaattctcgaaatcgtgaaccacgaaggaatttattcacgtttatagtgcaaatgcatcatactcatgaataaattccttcgtggttctcccattcgtgaacttaattcacgattacgagaattgatttttttctgtgtagtgagATTgcatttgatttacaaaaaacacgatCTTGTATTTCAACTAATGCGTAAGATGTCCCATTTCTCATTTTGGGAATACACTAAAACTTCTAGGATCTTCTCAGAGCCTGTAATAATTCATCTGTTAAAAAAAGAATACCTGTGATTTTACACACCACACGACTTATGAAACGAATGATCTGAGTCTACGATGCTAGAATGATGTCAAAATATATAATTAAGCCTTAAAATGTCTTGGATTTTGATCCTAAATTTGAATACATTTCATTTTGTACATGACATACtcgtcaaatttatttaaaaaaaaagtcttacaCCGCAAAAGTTATCCGTTCCATTTCAAATTGTCCAAATGAATCAATACTGAAAGTAATTACAAAGAATTTCTCTTGCCTATTAATCCAACAGAGGAAAGAAATACTTTATTTTACCTGTCGTGAGTAGGTACGCGTATGGAAGTGTACATAAGTCTCggttctttttcaaaacaagcaTCAGTCTTCCAACAGCAACCATATCTTCTAAGATAATTCCTGAAATTTACAAGCAACGATGGGAAAACTAAGCCGCAATCAACCGCGAATCGTACCCAAAGATATGATTTGTTGCGAGTATCATCAGCAAGAGGCTCAATTCTTTTGCTGTAACTGCCAGAAATCGATCTGCGATAACTGTACCTCCGATAGACATTTCGACCACACCTTCCAATCGCTAGAAAGGATTGTACTGGAGCATGGCACAAAAACCCACGATAAAGCCGTTGTGGCCAACGTGAAAGACATCGAAAGGACCATGGCGACGTTGGAAATTCAATCATAGTTTACGGCATTAATAATTGTtcacttaaaataaaaaaaatatatatatatagcacTATCCAGTAAACCAAAATTAaaggttttgttattttttaataaaccattATTAATTCACTAAACTTAACAGCATtcaaaggcctcggaaaaaaacaCATCGGATAATTGAATATTAAGGGAACCGAATCGAAACCGAAGCTTAAATATGACACAAATTGGACTAGAACGGGAACTCgaattaaaagaaataatttgttaTTGGATCATGATTCGATTACCCGATGTTTCATACGAACTACGGATAATCGAAATCAACGTATCGTATAAACGATACGTTTTACGattgtttaaataattaaaaggtCTTAACTCATTTTAATTACGCTGCCAATCTTCTTCATGATCAAGTAAATGAGACAATAATACAATTACTTGCGGAACATATCTTACGTGAACTATCCCTCGTAGAATCCAACCATAACAAGAGAAACTATAGTTGTTCTATGTTGCTTGTCCATGTCAAATGTATGTTAGTCAACAcgacacatacacatacacatttTATGCTGCCATGTTGTTTCTTTTTGGTCCCTTCTTTAGTGCCCTAACGCACGAGAGTTGTGTTAAGGGGACACATCCTTTGAGTAAAATATATCTAATTCAATAGAATACTGAATCCCATATGTTTTATGCGTAGATGTTCTAcacaaatcaagacaaacacgtaaaaaaacaattttattcgaGAAGAAAACATGAAGggtcaattttaaaatcaaaaatataaaataggtAACCCATTAATACTCGTTCACACGAATACACCCACACTGCAGGCACCCCCTTCATACTCTGTTCGTAGAATGATTTCAACTGCGGAAAAGTGTGTACATGTTGTTTTGGGAgtgttttcttaaaaaaatgatttttcacgtTTCCGTCGGTTTTGGAACTCGAAAATGGTCCGAAAATGCGATTAGGAACGCGCTACAGTGTTTGAACGATGCATGAAGTCGTTTTTAAGCCGCGGTATTGTGTTTAATTAGTGATTGTCCGTACACTCATTATTAATGGCAGGCGATCATGTTCTGGTTAGTGCCTGACGTATtgaggaaaaagttttttttttgcaagctgTGGAAAAAATAGAAGTTTGGAAGTGGAAAGCGAGTGCGTGAAAAAAGAGAGCGAATGCATCACCAGAAACATATTGCGGGGgtttaattttaagtaaaagttGTGTTTCTATTCAGCAATGAATGTTTTTATCTCTGCAAAATTGGGTACAAATTGTTTTCTTAGAATTATAATCGATCAAATTTGCCAGACTTATTGCTGATGTATAATTTAGTGTTCTTTATGTTTTTAGTATACCTTAAACAGTGAAAGTTATGTTTAGAGTATGTGAACTGGAAGATTTCCTCAATCTCGCAGTGAAAATATGATTAATAGTTTACTTTGCATATCGCTGGGGAAAGTACAGTACATGAGAAAGGATTGAAAACGTGAAAAAAGTGAATATTGGCCAACCATTTGTGCAGTTTGAGAGAGAAAATTCAATTCAAGGATAGgcgaaaaacaacaacaaagatAAGGATGGATCAATGCTCAAGCCTGCTGCTGTCTGCTTTGTTGAGCACGATAATCATCGGCGGTTTATATAATCCAGTAGAAGGTAACAACAAACATTTCCCTTCAATTAATTTCCCCCTCTCCCAAATcgtaaattttaaacatttgctgGCAGAATTATTTGTCAGAGCATCTGAAATTCATCATTCCCGCAGCGGCGAAAGCGTATCGATTTGCTAGTAGCACATTCCCACATGCCGCTGCTGCCGACAAtgcccaacaaaaaaaagatgaGCCAGCGGCATACAGCTTCTGCTTGCTAAAAATCAATATAATATCGGCATAATTTGAACTTTgctggacaaaaaaaaattaaataaataaaagcgtTAATAAAATTCTCctaattaaaaacaaacaattttaaaaggaATTAAAGTTTTTCGTTAGAGctatgaaatcaattaaaaatcaacaatttctaTCGTAATTTAATATCTGACTTAAAcaattcaactatttttttttttttttggaaatcactGCTCTCAGTGTTCTTAAGAAACTCTTCaaccaaaattgtaaaaacagagataatcaaaattttaagctGTTTCTGTAGTTACTGTAATgtgactttttattttatttatttataagatcaaaattaaattttatataatattatttcataaaaaaaaaactaacatgaATAGCCTGTATCCTCCAACACAAATTTCGGCATCATTTTCAAGAGCGGTCCATCACGACGCACTCTTCAAATATCTGCCACATTCGAAATCAGAATGTCTACACACGCACGATGAGCGTTGCGTCTATGAAGATGTGCGTCTGGTTCAGTCCCAAGTGTTAGCACAGGGCAGCGGTTGTTGCTGCTGTGTATTTATGATACGATGAGGAAATCTCAATTTTTGAGAGCTGACTGATCTTCATCCCACCCCACCCCACAGTAGCGCGCCCTTTGAGAGGGCACAAATTatggatttgtttttattttattttttgacattatttttttttttctccagcgCAACTTCGACCGCGGATAATCGAACATCCGGCAGATGCAGTGGCTGCCAAAGAAGAACCGCTTACACTAAATTGCAAAGCTGCAGGACGTCCTCCGCCGGAAATTACCTGGTACCATAATGGATCACCGCTTGGTCTTTCCGATCGACGTGTTATTTTACCAGAGGGTTCACTATTCTTTTTAAAGTAAATACAATCTCATTTCATAGCGCTGGGTGTTGGTattaaatgatgtatatttatttttattttcagagtaATGCAAAATAAACGAGAACAAGACGCAGGTGTGTACCATTGTGAGGCACAAAACTCAGCTGGAGTGGCAGTCAGTAGAAATGCAACTCTGCAAATTGCAATGCTCAAAGATGAGTTCAGAGCGATTCCCAAAGATACGGTTGCTCTTGTGGGAGGTCCTGTTATCCTCAATTGTACTCCTCCTAGAGGCATACCAGAGCCGTCAGTGTTGTGGATAAAGGATGGCAAATTGCTGGATATAAGTGGCAAACGATTATCGATGGTAGATTCAGGTAGTTTGATGATATCAGAAATCCAACCTAATGATACTGGAAAGTATGAGTGCTCAGCACAGAGTATGGCAGGTACCAAGACAACACCGCCAGCTTATTTGAAGGTACTGGcacctcccacaattgtgaaaaGTCCTCACGATACAGAGGTACTCGAAGGTGAAGGATTTGATCTACCATGTGAACTGGCTGGTGATCCAAAGCCGGTTGTAACTTGGCGCAAAGAAAGTGGCCGCCTTCCTGAAGGGCGATCTCGGAAACTGTTGGATAACACATTGAGAATAGAAGATGCCCGGCAAGATGACGAGGGAAAGTACATCTGCGAGGGACATAACGAGGGCGGAAATGTGACCATATCCGTTTACTTGTACGTTTACGAAGCGCCTACATTTTTGGAAGCCCCAGTCGACGTCGTTATTCGGGAAGGGGAAGGAATCACGCTACCATGTCGGGCAAAAGGTAGACCAACAGTGCGAATACTGTGGGATCGAATTGATAAGCCACATGTTAACAATACAAGCAGCGGTCCTCAAAGCCAACCACTGTTAAGTCACAAGCCCATGGAAAAGTCAAAGCGAAGCATTGTGCTTAAAACATCATCTAACCATATTCGCTCCTTTGCACCCGAGTCTTTCGGAAACTGGTCAATTAAGATCGAACCTGTATCAGAAAAGACGCTGTTTCAGCTGCCACATTCTTCCCGAATACATTTGGTTCGGAGCAAACGAGAATCTGTAGAGCCCAGTATCGAAATGGAAGCGATCTCCAGTACTGTTCCGTCTCCTCAAAGTAACAGTGTTGCTCATTTCGAAGACAACGGAGGACTCACGCTAAAAGCCGTTGGCAAAGGTGATGAAGGGTGGTACGCTTGTGCAGCCATCAATGAAGCCGGTAGCATCGTGAAGAAGATTTTCATCAAAGTTTTAGACAAAGATGAATCACTAGAAGCACGGAAGGAACAGATTCATACGTACGACCAAAGccgatgggtcagcgaacagtTTATTGTCCTGAACAATGTGTTTACCATCTCTGCCAGCTCGATTGGTGTTTCGTGGGACGTTACCGACAGTGCGACCAAAATGCCTTTGAGAATGTACTACCGAATAGCCAACGAACCGATGAGTAGCTTTCTTTACAACTCATCATTTGAAAGCCAAGTTACCACCAGCAATCTGAAAGAATTCACTCTGAACGATTTACGCCCGTTCACCGAGTACGAAATATTTGCCAGCATTCCGGAAGGTTTGTCCGGATCGGTTTCTAATATCCGGCAGGGCAAAACATTGGACGGAGCTCCGTCCGCTGCTCCCACGGATGTGAGAGTTGGTGTTATAAACACGACAGCTGCTTTCGTACGTTGGTCACCACCACCTACGCATTTGCTAAATGGAGAGCTCACAGGGTATAAGGTATGCATCGTATTCTATTTGATAACCATTTCTTCTAATTTTTGACTTTATTCTACAGATTCAAATCAAATCCAACGCTACCAACAAAGTTTTGGGTCAAATGGTGTTGAACTCAACCACCCAGTCGGTGGTGATCAACAGTTTAACGCCAGGTGGAATGTACATTGCAAAAGTGGCTAGTTTAACTGCCGGTGGAAttggtaaaattatttttggtatTCAAGTTTTGCAGATCGTTTTACATCTTACTTTTGCTATTCCAGGACCCTACAGTTTACCGACTACGTTGCATATGGACCCACAGAATATTGTCAggtaattgaaattaaattaaaaacaagtaAAGTGATATAATGAGTGTACTTCTATCCAGGACCGACCCTACTCCAAGCTACTGGATGTCTTCGTGGATGTCCGGCACCGCACTCGTAATTCTTTGCGTCTGTCTGATTGGAGGGGCGGTATTTGCCATCTTTTGGACCGTTCGCAAAAAGCAAAGCGTAAAGGCATCATATCCTGGCCCATCCGTGACGACAATTATCCCAGATAAGCAGCACACACTTTGGTTGCATGGAAATACGCTGGTGAAGCCATCGCATTCGTTGGACCCTCCGAGTACGTCGGAATATGCTGAGCTtacaaacaacacacaaaatatcaaaaacaacacctgCATACCTCCGGAGCCGTACGCAACAGTGACACTGCAACGTGGGGGAACAGTTTCGGAAGAGTCGTGCATGAAGTGCAGTCCTGTGTCCAGTGAATATAATGCCCCCCTCAGGGAGCCAATCAACATATCAGATGTGCTGCCTCCTCCACCAGACCACCCATACGGTACATACCGCCCACCGATGACGATCAGAACCAATCCTGCCGCTTTGTCACCCCAAATGATGCGCAAGAATCACGCTCCACCCCCAATGCCGAACCGGTGGGACACGATGCCCCCTCCGATTCCAAGCTTCCCACAGAATTGGATTCGTCCTCATCATCCTGCTGCTATGACGATGAATAATGGTGAAATGTACTCCGAGAACGACTACGAAAGTGGATCGGTGCTGTACGAGCAATGCTTCCGCCCAGATCAACAGGTAAACTACTTCAGCCAAGCTGGAGAGCCAACAGAAGAATTTTACCGTCACATGAACATGGAGTTTGCCGAGGACATGGGCTTCGAACCGGCGAGTCCACCTGCTCCCTGTCCAGAGACACCCTTCAACAGTAAATATCTCACAGGTGGTACCACCGATAGCCCAATTATTGCGCGGAAAATAGGCATCAATACAACGTCTAGAGGCCACCTCATAAACAGTGTATCCAGTAATAGCAACAATTACGTCAGCCAACATAGCGCTGGGCAAAGCTCCGAAAGCGACAGCGACAACCGGTGGGCTCCTGCTCGGACGAAACGTAGCAGAAGTAGATCCAAAAGTAGTGATAGAAAATACAATCGCACTCTTATTCGATAAAGTTACCACTATCAACTACGTAATACATTTCTAGACTAAACAATGCTAAAACTCAACTCTAATTATATCataacgaaaaacaaaaaaaacaaagattcaCCCTTTCTCTGAATTAACAAAAAACAAGcagcaaactaaaaaaaactgctaTAACAACTTTCTCTGTAGCATCATTAACTTTTACCTAACAAAACCAGATAAAACAaactaaaacgaaaaaaaaatatttcgaagtcCCGCAGGAGCTGTACACTTACCAACGCAAACTCCACATTTCCTCCCTCTCCTCCAAGTAAGCTCTTTAGGGAcctcaaaaataacattaaaaacacACACTACCACAACAAAAAACTAGTTTAACAAATCAACCACGAGAAACAAACTGATGATAGGTAAAATTTTATTGGACGCACTCACAAGGTATCACTGCGTTCAAATAATTTACAGTTGTATCAATTTTTGTTGTCCCAGCAACATATTTTCATTTATGTTACGTAAATGTAAATTAAACTTCCAGTAATACGTTATAATACATCATCAAATTATTTCAAGTTGGTGTCAACGCTCTCTTATATCttatttttgctatttattTGTGTATTCAAAAGCTACTAAAATAACAACCAACTACAAATTCCATGCTCTGACAGATTAGGCTTCGAATGTCCAACAACACTCACGTCAAAATATAtgtaaaagtaaacaaaaaagtaatttttgaactCTCTtcatatgttttatgttttttcaaaaaaaaaaatgttttaatgaaatatttttaaactttatgcCGATTTTACAACGTTCATTTACACTCGAAAATAAATTGACCAAAAACGCTTCCAAACCCGATAAAATTCGA
Protein-coding sequences here:
- the LOC6040535 gene encoding roundabout homolog 2, whose translation is MDQCSSLLLSALLSTIIIGGLYNPVEAQLRPRIIEHPADAVAAKEEPLTLNCKAAGRPPPEITWYHNGSPLGLSDRRVILPEGSLFFLKVMQNKREQDAGVYHCEAQNSAGVAVSRNATLQIAMLKDEFRAIPKDTVALVGGPVILNCTPPRGIPEPSVLWIKDGKLLDISGKRLSMVDSGSLMISEIQPNDTGKYECSAQSMAGTKTTPPAYLKVLAPPTIVKSPHDTEVLEGEGFDLPCELAGDPKPVVTWRKESGRLPEGRSRKLLDNTLRIEDARQDDEGKYICEGHNEGGNVTISVYLYVYEAPTFLEAPVDVVIREGEGITLPCRAKGRPTVRILWDRIDKPHVNNTSSGPQSQPLLSHKPMEKSKRSIVLKTSSNHIRSFAPESFGNWSIKIEPVSEKTLFQLPHSSRIHLVRSKRESVEPSIEMEAISSTVPSPQSNSVAHFEDNGGLTLKAVGKGDEGWYACAAINEAGSIVKKIFIKVLDKDESLEARKEQIHTYDQSRWVSEQFIVLNNVFTISASSIGVSWDVTDSATKMPLRMYYRIANEPMSSFLYNSSFESQVTTSNLKEFTLNDLRPFTEYEIFASIPEGLSGSVSNIRQGKTLDGAPSAAPTDVRVGVINTTAAFVRWSPPPTHLLNGELTGYKIQIKSNATNKVLGQMVLNSTTQSVVINSLTPGGMYIAKVASLTAGGIGPYSLPTTLHMDPQNIVRTDPTPSYWMSSWMSGTALVILCVCLIGGAVFAIFWTVRKKQSVKASYPGPSVTTIIPDKQHTLWLHGNTLVKPSHSLDPPSTSEYAELTNNTQNIKNNTCIPPEPYATVTLQRGGTVSEESCMKCSPVSSEYNAPLREPINISDVLPPPPDHPYGTYRPPMTIRTNPAALSPQMMRKNHAPPPMPNRWDTMPPPIPSFPQNWIRPHHPAAMTMNNGEMYSENDYESGSVLYEQCFRPDQQVNYFSQAGEPTEEFYRHMNMEFAEDMGFEPASPPAPCPETPFNSKYLTGGTTDSPIIARKIGINTTSRGHLINSVSSNSNNYVSQHSAGQSSESDSDNRWAPARTKRSRSRSKSSDRKYNRTLIR